Proteins found in one bacterium genomic segment:
- a CDS encoding response regulator: protein MRTVLLADDNRECRDSLARMLKRWGCRFLPAVDVAEALWLLEKTTLDLAILDLEMPFGGGLSVLQRIRVSQPGLPVLMLTGSATRESLLRAYAAGAYGFLPKPVSVNLLRQMLAEVLTTYMPAPVRMGPVFVYGPVKEGTNNA from the coding sequence ATGCGCACCGTGCTTTTGGCCGACGATAACCGCGAATGCCGCGATTCCCTGGCGCGGATGCTGAAACGCTGGGGCTGCCGGTTCCTGCCGGCCGTGGACGTCGCCGAGGCGCTGTGGCTTTTGGAAAAAACCACCCTGGACCTCGCCATCCTGGACCTCGAGATGCCGTTCGGGGGCGGTCTTTCGGTGCTCCAGCGGATCCGCGTCAGCCAGCCCGGCCTCCCGGTGCTGATGCTGACCGGATCGGCGACCCGGGAGTCGCTCCTGCGCGCGTACGCCGCCGGCGCCTACGGATTTCTGCCCAAGCCGGTGAGCGTAAACCTCCTGCGGCAGATGCTCGCCGAAGTCCTCACCACCTACATGCCGGCTCCGGTTCGGATGGGACCCGTATTCGTCTACGGGCCGGTAAAAGAAGGGACCAATAATGCGTAA
- a CDS encoding UbiA family prenyltransferase: protein MSFSGYVRLARPFTLLAPFFGFVCFALVAAGSPVGGEIGLTWGLAVKIFFGALAAATLNMASNTVNQIFDREIDAVNKPTRPLVTGEVTLPGAAAACIAFCIAAIGLSLLVNLRFFIIVLVTCLVTYSYSGPPLRTKRNAFAANFTMALPRGGLLVIAGWSAVKPVWFAEPWFIAAVFFLFILGASTTKDFADMEGDARYGCRTLPVMFGVRRAAWIIAPFFVVPFGLLYLGLALGVLEGDATALSILAGILVLWGAYIVSLILSDPNRLATESNHPSWKHMYLLMVVSQIGFAVSYLV, encoded by the coding sequence ATGAGTTTCTCAGGATACGTGAGGCTGGCGCGGCCCTTCACCCTGCTGGCTCCCTTCTTCGGATTCGTCTGTTTCGCCCTGGTCGCCGCGGGCTCCCCCGTGGGGGGCGAGATCGGGCTCACCTGGGGCCTCGCGGTGAAGATTTTTTTCGGCGCCCTGGCCGCGGCCACTCTCAACATGGCCTCCAACACGGTGAACCAGATCTTCGACCGGGAGATAGACGCGGTGAACAAGCCGACACGGCCCCTGGTGACCGGCGAGGTGACCCTCCCGGGGGCGGCGGCGGCCTGCATCGCGTTCTGCATCGCGGCGATCGGCCTCTCGCTCCTGGTCAACCTGCGGTTTTTTATCATCGTCCTGGTCACCTGCCTCGTGACCTACTCTTACTCGGGCCCTCCCTTGAGGACGAAGCGCAACGCCTTCGCGGCCAACTTCACCATGGCGCTGCCCCGGGGGGGGCTCCTTGTAATCGCGGGCTGGAGCGCGGTGAAGCCCGTCTGGTTCGCCGAGCCCTGGTTCATCGCCGCCGTGTTTTTCCTCTTCATCCTCGGGGCCTCGACCACCAAGGACTTCGCCGACATGGAGGGAGACGCCCGGTACGGCTGCCGGACCCTGCCCGTGATGTTCGGGGTGCGCCGGGCGGCGTGGATAATCGCGCCCTTCTTCGTCGTCCCCTTCGGCCTGCTGTACCTCGGCCTGGCCCTGGGCGTCCTCGAGGGCGACGCGACGGCCCTTTCGATCCTGGCCGGAATCCTCGTCCTCTGGGGGGCGTACATAGTGAGCCTGATCCTCTCCGACCCGAACCGCCTGGCCACGGAGAGCAACCATCCGTCGTGGAAGCACATGTACCTTCTCATGGTGGTGAGCCAGATCGGCTTCGCCGTCAGCTACCTGGTGTGA